The nucleotide window CGGTGTAATCAAATGACAATCCTGAAATGTAAATAGCAAATGTTCATCTGTTCAAACAAATTTGGTCATCTTCTGGTTCTTTTATTTTTTCTCAGAGGGAGACTGGTTCTTGATATGCAGGGGCAGACAATGCCCCATGAGATGTTCGACTAAAACTGGACAGCTGGTTGCTTGTTTGGGACAGAGAAGTAGAGTACTGCTGCATGTTCCAAACATTGACAACCTATTTGTGTACTATCCACTTTATACAATGTCAAAACAGCTGGCTGCGGTGGCAAATCCAGAAGAACTCTTCATGTTCTGCAGGAGCTTAAAGGAAAAATATCTTCATTTTTTTTCGCAGTGACTTGTACTAATATACTACAAATTACATTGGACTATCATTTCAGATCATGAGAAAAACAAAAAGATTTATCCAAGATCTGGATGCCAATCTTTCTGGACACTAGATCAAGTCATTAAGACAAGAGGAAACCTTAAAATAGAAAAGAATGGTGCATTTGTTGCTACATTCATCAGTCTTGACGGTACAAAAACTATAGCTGAGGAAATTAACTATCTTCAAATTCAGGCATACACAGTACAGAGATAACAATTAACAATTCACTGAAAAACAAACAGATGCAATATCAGGGAAATTTATCCCCACATACATGCTAATAATTCCTTTTCCATGAAAAAGGTATACGTGAGCAAAGCAATAGCATATACATTCCTACCTTATAATCTTGACTATGTTTTTGGAGCTTGACATGGTACAGACAAAGCATGATCTATATATGTTTTATTGGAGAAAATGGCAGCACCACTTTTACCTACTGCTGCTGCCTCCTCCTTGTTCTTCTTGTGGTTGTGGACTCCGAAGGTCTGGacctcctactttgggctgcctGTCCCACTATAACAGCCAGGGTGCTAGAAGTCGATGCCTGCTCCATGGATGACGACTGCTGAGTAACTGTGGGTGCAGCATTAACGGAATTAGAAGACGGCAATCGGACCTGATTGCCACTCTCAGGGGCCGCGTTGCTTGCACGCAGCATTATTGGGGAGGGTGAAACAAGACTGTGTCTTTGCTGTCTCCGTACCCTAGCCCTTGACCGGGCTGCGGGAAGTACAGTCACCTCAACCCCGCCTGCAGGTGGAGCTGCCTGGCCTCTCACTATATCCTGGTTTTCTATCAACCGTCTCACCATGCTTGCAATGCCTCTTGGGTCTGGCATTTGCAGCTGCTGCCTCAAGCTCTCACTCCTGTTTGCGCGTGGTCTGGGAGGAACATCATTGCTGGAGGCGTCCCGTTCACCGCCTCCTCTTCCATATATTGGTGTGACATTTACTTCGAGCACCTCTCCCTTGCAGACAGGGCACTCAGAGTGGGCTGAATGTCCATGGAGCCACTGGTACAAGCATGGCCAGCAGAAGAGGTGGCCGCACGGTGTAACCACAGGCTCTTTAGCCGCTTCAAGGCAGATATTGCACTCGAAACTGGAGTTGCACCCACAGTTCCCGTCCTTCTTGACGGCACCCATTCCTGTCATCTTGCCATCACCATCGAGCTTCTGCCGCCTTGATGCATCTAGAGAGCTGTGAGACCGCTGGATGGCTTGCGCCAGTCTTTCTGCTTCTGGGCTGGTCGGCCGCTGGTTGCGGTTCACAATGTGGTGCTGTTCACTCACCTGGATCAACCTCTGCAGGCGGAGCTCAGGCGTCATGTCTTCAATTGCATTCACAGCCCCCATAGATTGCCTCATCACCCTCGTGCTCACCATCTCTGCTCCGGCTGCAGGAGCCACCAGAATAGGGTGAGAAAGCCTTTCCACCCATTCAAGGCGAACCCCTTCCAGCCCAGGAAGAGACAATGGCGCTGGCGGCGGTGGTGATACATTGGCATCATGTGAGGGCGCGTCGCGCACCACAGCCGGTTCACCAGCATCAAGAGCCTCTTCACTGTCCGTACTGAGGCCATCAAGCCAATCAAAGAGCATCGGATCTATCAGCGATAGCTCCGGCGTGGAGAGCGCATTGGACGGCGAGTATACAACGGGCAGTGGCGGCATCTCCTCTGGTGCCGGTAATACTGCAGGCTCATCCGTTCTTGGAGATTCCGGAACCGGAATGGCCGAGTTGGGCGGCGGCGGGCAATCCATAGCTACGCCCAGCCGACCTGGAGGCCGCGGCAATGGAGGGAGGCCCAGGTACAGGTTTAGATCCATCCGCCTCCTGTTCCCGCTTCCCTCCGCGGCCTCCTCCCCCGCCATCAAGGGCGGATCTAAATAGTGAGCCGGGTGTTAGAAGCTGTGAAGGTGAGCGGCGGGAATTGACTAATCGCTTCACGAAAACAGGTCATACCTCGAAACCCAAAGGCTGCGGACGGGGTGCAGATAGCAGGAACGCGGATGTCCAGACGAGACGAGGAAGAACTGCGACGGCGATGGCGGCGAGGCGCGTAAGACGATGGTCAGGACGAACAGAAAAGAAGTTGGGAGAGTCGGGCGAGGGCTTTTGTCCACGGACGGCGAGCAGTTCTTGCGGCGCGAAATTGCTTGCTCCGGGTCCGGGAGCTTGCGGCGATCAGTGGGAGGGCGGATTCCGGCAGGGAGTCGACTGGATTTGGGGAGGAATCGGGCCGGGATTTGGGGCTGCTGGAGTGGATCGAACCGAGAAGAACGACGAACAGGGGGAGGGGAAGGAGAGGTTTTATTTTCGGCTTTTCTCGTCCTCTTCCCTTCTTCTCCCGCTGTCTTCCCTGTTCCCTCAACAAACTCGGTTGGGAGCCATTTTTTATAGCACAATTGCATTTATTTTTGGTGGACAAGATTTGGAAGATTTTAATTGTATGTAAATTATGGATCTCCTCTTCATAAATATCCATGAATTATTTCAAATTTACCCTCAAAACAAACAAAAATCATAATCCCCTCAAAACATTTTAGATCGTCGGTATATGTGTGGCTTGATTAGATTACTTGCACCGGTCGCAAATCATACGCTCCACTCTTTTCCAAATATACAATAGGAAGGCTGCGACCCAACAGGCTCCCGCTCCCCTCCCGCTCCCGCGCCGCGCGCCGCTCCGGCCGCGGCGGCCACCAGCCTCCGTCCCTGCCCGCCCGGGCCGGGGCGCCACCAAATTCGCCATGCGGCCGCCGTCCCCTACTGGATCCTAGTGTTCGACCCGCTCCTCGTGCAGCGCCAGATCGGTGCGGGGAGACCCTGCAACAGCGGCAGATCTGTCTGGATCCAGCGGTCCGATGCAAGCGCTGGTCTCTCCACCGCTCCCTCCGGCGTCAACGTCCCGCCCAGACTCCCCGACGCGTTTCCTGCTGCGTGGCGAGAACTCCAAGGCGGGCGCGACGCACGAGCCAGCGGTCCAAGCAGGGCACCCCTGCCCTGGGAACTGCAGGCTAAAATCCATTGTGGTAGTGCCCTCACCCGCACCGTCCATTTCCTCTTTGGGCGAGGGGGAGGGATGGACGGAGGTCAAATCGGAGCAGCAACAGCATGCACTTAGTAGATCAGCGGGCAACTCCAGGCGTCGCCAGCCGAGGCAGATGGGCAAGCGCTCCACCATTAAGGAGGACGCTGGCCGCGCTACCTTCTTAAGCCAATTCGACGACCGCTATTTCAGATGCCTCAGTAGCGAGCACCGCCACGTCGATTGCCGAGATCCACTCCGCTGCATCATCTGCAAGCTGCAGGGCCACTTCGGTAGGGAGTGCCCACAGAATCCGAGGAATAGGCGTGGGGCGGACGGCGCCACCCGCGGCCCGATGAGGGAGAGGCTGCGTTtccctgcgccgccgccaccggccgCGCGTCCCGTCGACATGGACCGCCAGGCCCTCCTCACCGACCCCTCCCGCCGCCCAAGGTCGAGCTACAAGGTGGTGGTCGCCACTCCGGCCAAGGAGCACCAAGAGTTTCTGCTCCGGAAGCACGCCGTGCTCCTCACGGCCGCGACGCCTCAGCACGCCGCCAACCCCATGTCGGTCGGTCAAGCCATAGAAGAGCAGATCCACATGCCGCCCCACCTGCTGCGCATCACCAGCCACGACCCAGAGGACTTTCTGGTCCACTTCGAGCTTCCGGCGCACAAGGCGAACGTCGTCCGCTGCGGCGTCATCAAGGCCGACGGCGTCGAGTTCAAGGTCAACGGGTGGCACGAGGACGACCACGAGGTGTCGGACGACTACACCCTCCACGTCCGCGTCGTCATCGAGCGGATGCCCATGCAGCTCTGGTCGCTGGCGGGCGCGGAGGAGGTCCTCGGCGACCTCTGCATCGTTGATCGCCTGGACAGCCGCACCCACGAGCGCAGACACGCCAAGTCCTTCGCCTGCTGGCTGGACGACTGACGTCGCACACATCCCCACCAAGCACGAGACCTGGCGCGCGGCCCGTGGGGCGGGCTGGGTTGAGGCCATGCTGGGGTTCTCGCTGCCGAGCCGCCAGGTGGCTACCCCTCCCGGCATCAGGCGCCGCGAGCTGCTGGTGCACGTCGACATGATCGAGGATTGGACCCCCCGCACGTCGCAGTCCTCCCACTCGTGCCAGAGCGGACTCCCCTCGTCAGAGTCCGGCGACGGCGCCCCCTTCCCAGCGGTGTACCCGGCAACCTGGACCTGGCACGTTGAACATGGACAGGGGCACCGCCAACCACCCACGGTGGCCTCCTCGGGATGCCACGGTCTGCAGCGAGGGGGCGGCCGTAGGGACCATGACGACCATGACAGCGAGCGCAGCGGCCGGCGCTCCTGGGCAGACATGCTGCTGGGTCGCGGCCACTCCAGCCGGGCCCCAGCGGCGGCAAAGGAGCGCACCCGAGAGCTTCGCCAGCGCAGTCGCACCCCCACCAGCCGCCACCATAACAAGGGCTGCCACGGACGGGAGATCGCCATCTGCACCACTCCTCCCCTGCCGCTGCGTAGTGCACCGTCCCCCTCACCACCACCCTCGCCGCCACCAGCAAGAAGGAGCCATGCCAACCACGCCGATGCCGACCCCGTCGCCGAGTTCTTCAAGAGTGGGGACGCTCAGCTCCCTCCCCGCCGCGCATCGAGCTCGGTCAGGAAGAGCTGGAGGAGGCCATTGCGGGCGCCCTCGCCGCCTCGCTCGAGTTCGACGGCAACCACGCGGACGCCAGCGGTGCAGCGGCGTTGACCATCGGTGGGTCCCTCGCATGCATGCAAACCGACTCCGTCCATGCGTACAAGACCACGGCCCCCCAGCGAAAACCACGACCGAGCTGGGGCGGTGACGCACCAGGTGTAGCAGATGCAAATCGGGCAAGGCGGCACCACCACTCGGCTCCTCTTCCACGACGCCCCCACGACCCTCGTCGCTGACGCGCCACCCGCTCACAGGCCGTCCGCTCCGCTCAAGACACGCGCTCCCTCAGCCCCCGTCAGGCACAGCGCCCACCAGGCGACCAACCCCTCCTCCACCCCGGTGGCACAACGGGCCACCCTGTGCCTAGTCCAAGAGCTCGACGTGCTGGATCCAAGGGAGAGGATGACGGTGAAGGCAGCGgaggtgtaagtgcatctagtgccacccctagttggttttggagtattgacgacaaacctagttgagggactaatgtgtttgtgagaattgcaggataacacaggtagaagtccctcattgattcggttttcctaccagagatgacccctaaaaatgtatgaagatattgaagtcaaaggtggtatatgaagatattcacattgaagactatgacaagagaagacaccacatgaagcctatggagctcgaagacttagatctttcgtagttctctttcttctgtgttgagtcataggaaccatcgtactgttaagtggggtccaagagaactagtcagaatgactgaagtgatgcttaaacaaaacctatgtcttcgagtgaagactttgagagcgaatcttgtccagagtcgggcaagtcagctttgcttgaagcccaagtaaagttgccgtgtgagtttgaaatctgaccgttggaacacgtgtcagttccttagtgacccagggtcattttggacaaatcaggtcgggttgccaagtggctataaatagcccaccccctacaaccataaacggttggctgctcagattcagagtacgacttttgtcgtttgagagcaacccacctcgaagccttgagagagaattccttgcgaggataaagccctaactacccagagccaaagagaattaggcatcacttaagtcttcttgtctgtgtgatctgaagacttattacacttgaggtctgtgcatcctccagccggttaggcgtcgcgttctgagcatccaagagacattgtggattgccggtgaacgaagtctgtgaaggtttgggagtctaccttgaagacttaccagagtgattgggcgaggtctgtgtgaccttagctcaaggggaatacagtgaggactgggtgtcctgagctgcgtgttcaggactgggtgtccgggactgtgtgtcctaaggtttaaatacgtagccgccctaaccagacgtacagttgtcacaggaactggaactggtccaacaaatcattgtcttcagcgagtcactggtttcatcttcccttccctttacttactgttactccttgtgaagtcattgtatgttcgcactatcttttgtcttcactgagtgacactgcgtgttctgtgtggcttcacaatatcttcctacctgatccttactacattgctgctattagtcattgtgctttcactctattgaatacttgactatggcttgcctagtgtagtctaccttctgctgcagggtaataggtttatttctatcgtttgtcttcataacttccacgttttgaagactttcataaaaatcacctattcaccccccctctagtcgatataacgcactttcaattggtatcagagcaaggtgctcccttgttctgtgtgattcggtttaaccacctggagttttagctatgtcgactgcagggataattaaagtctccgctgcgtgtcccgtcttcgatggaactgaatatccctactggaagaacaatatgcgcatgcatcttgaatccattgacgtcgacctatggtatgtcgtcaagaacggcgttcccaaggctggagaaggtgtcactgccgctgatgtcaagaagttcgttcaactggactctactaccaagaatatcatctgtggtcatctgaccaaaggacagtatggccgtgtgagtgctttggaaacatctaagctggtctgggactggctctccaaggtcaatgaaggcgtctcaacccagagagatcagagaatcagtgtccttcgcaacctcttcagccgcttcaagcgaaatgacaatgagaatgtccagctcacatttgaccgactcactgacatcacaaatgagcttcaagccctcggcgctactgagatcaccaaacatgaagtcgtcaagacactactgagatcacttgatagttcgtttgacaccctagccctgatgattcaagaacgtcctaatttcaagacactcgatccgtctgacatacttgagaggctcaatacacatgagtttcagctttctgagaaaagagatatctacggtccaaactatgggcgaactcgtgccttgaaggcaaaagctgtctcctcatctgaagaagaatctgacagcagttcggatgatcctgaagacattggaagggaacttgctatgcttgtgaagaagttccaaaaattcaccaagaagaaaggtttcagaaagtcttcccgatcaagctcaaggaatgatgaagcttctgctcacgactacaagaagaaaacatgtcacaagtgcaagaaacctggccacttcatctctgagtgtccacagtgggacaatgagaacaaaaagaagaagaagagcaaggaatatgactctgacgacaagaagaagaagaaatactcaaagtcttcttccaagtcttcctcaaagtcttcatcacacaagaagagctcatctggcaaggcacgtgcttttgttggcaaggaaatggattcagaggaggagtccgcttctgaggaggcggaggtggagtctgaggaggagtccgattcaggcgtcgcaagtctggctacatcatacgttgccaagtccatcttcaacactgaagacaatgacttcatcaccgacaccgatgcaaatgacaaggactactctgcttctacctactgcttcatggcacgcggtgccaaggtaaacacacgcactactcactatcaaacatctagtgacgatgactctgattgtggttcaaaacccagctacaaaacacttgctaaaattgcaactgaacaacagagagctatggaacatattcaaaaactgttagacagaagcgatgatctgttaggtgctgaaatgactcgatctaaatccttaattgaagacataaaaaatcttcacgttaagtatgaaactctctcaacaactcatgaaaagctttcctatgattatcttcaaaggaagcaagatcttgagaaattgagagtggctcatgaagatcttcaaaaggaaaacgagtcacttcgcgccaaacagatcagttccgctcaggaaggatttgaaccaccatgtcttaaatgcattgagcgtgataatgctacttctgttgctgaatgttctactgctactactgttgcaatatcttcaactgttgatgtggtaactaacccctctgctgaggataccactactattgctgatgagaatgctaggttgaagacattgcttgaaacagggatgtacaaaagtcttaaagggcatcagacactatgtgatgtcctcaaaaagcagattctgaaccgaaactcGAGGAAAGatggtgttgggttcgtaaggaaaatgaatgctgatggctcttactggaaacctgagcagtaccccaaaaccacgtgggttgctgcaaggaaccttcagcagatccatccaatctatctggcttcacttgtgctaaccccattatcattgatgaatcccttgatgcaaactataaactgtttaagaatcagaatggtgaagtgtttgccaggtacattggtactaactgcaggaatggaccacctatgaagaagatctgggttccgaaaaggtgtctggagaatcttcctgtgaatgtcatcatgacacctcacgtgaagaagacaaaccttagaccaaaggcttcatacggtccaaaggcttcatacagacagaggactcacctgagtcgcactaacgcaaatgttttgcagggaaaccatactcaggcatatgaatatgagagcggttcatcaaaccgccatgttcataagaccaagaactattctgcttattcttatgagtactattgtccgcctgcaagactgtttgctagggctccaaagccaaagttctcaaatgttgcacttagacttattgcttctaagccacccttgaagatgtgggtggctaaggaagcttaactctcttttgcagggaaaggtctccagcagaaaaccaaaatcgtttgacgctattgctggggaccttaaacatcttgtagggcgcaagatcaaatgcccgaatggtcttactatgtacttcgttcctgaatcgcttgctactctccctattagtcttaatctggatctaagctttcataacccactggttcgtcaaatgtttttgcttcacaatgctcttcgtgaagcctatccccctaactgcactgtagggtatgacaccagcgtcttcagaatggattattgatagtgggtgtacaaatcacatgactggcaaaagaagccttcttatggactcaaccttacatccatccgacaagagccacatcacatttgctgacactggtaaaagtaaggtattgggtctaggtagagttgcaatctcaagggatcaacacatggataaagtcatgcttgttgaatcccttggcttcaacttaatgtctgtctcaatgctttgcgatttaaacatgatcgtaatatttggaaaatatcgttgccttgttctaatggaatctgacaagtctctagtatttgaagggtatcgaaaagatgatttgtacgtggtagatttctcagcaggaccacaacttgccttatgtcttctagcaaaagcttcagaatgctgtcTCTgacatcggaggcttgggcatgctggcatgaggaacctccacaccctggcaaagaagaagcatgtcataggcatcgagggcgtcaagttcaagaaagatcacttatgcggtgcctgtgaggcaggaaagatgacgagggccaaacatccctcgaagacaatcatgac belongs to Triticum urartu cultivar G1812 chromosome 7, Tu2.1, whole genome shotgun sequence and includes:
- the LOC125518798 gene encoding uncharacterized protein LOC125518798 isoform X1, with product MAGEEAAEGSGNRRRMDLNLYLGLPPLPRPPGRLGVAMDCPPPPNSAIPVPESPRTDEPAVLPAPEEMPPLPVVYSPSNALSTPELSLIDPMLFDWLDGLSTDSEEALDAGEPAVVRDAPSHDANVSPPPPAPLSLPGLEGVRLEWVERLSHPILVAPAAGAEMVSTRVMRQSMGAVNAIEDMTPELRLQRLIQVSEQHHIVNRNQRPTSPEAERLAQAIQRSHSSLDASRRQKLDGDGKMTGMGAVKKDGNCGCNSSFECNICLEAAKEPVVTPCGHLFCWPCLYQWLHGHSAHSECPVCKGEVLEVNVTPIYGRGGGERDASSNDVPPRPRANRSESLRQQLQMPDPRGIASMVRRLIENQDIVRGQAAPPAGGVEVTVLPAARSRARVRRQQRHSLVSPSPIMLRASNAAPESGNQVRLPSSNSVNAAPTVTQQSSSMEQASTSSTLAVIVGQAAQSRRSRPSESTTTRRTRRRQQQ
- the LOC125518798 gene encoding uncharacterized protein LOC125518798 isoform X2 encodes the protein MAGEEAAEGSGNRRRMDLNLYLGLPPLPRPPGRLGVAMDCPPPPNSAIPVPESPRTDEPAVLPAPEEMPPLPVVYSPSNALSTPELSLIDPMLFDWLDGLSTDSEEALDAGEPAVVRDAPSHDANVSPPPPAPLSLPGLEGVRLEWVERLSHPILVAPAAGAEMVSTRVMRQSMGAVNAIEDMTPELRLQRLIQVSEQHHIVNRNQRPTSPEAERLAQAIQRSHSSLDASRRQKLDGDGKMTGMGAVKKDGNCGCNSSFECNICLEAAKEPVVTPCGHLFCWPCLYQWLHGHSAHSECPVCKGEVLEVNVTPIYGRGGGERDASSNDVPPRPRANRSESLRQQLQMPDPRGIASMVRRLIENQDIVRGQAAPPAGGVEVTVLPAARSRARVRRQQRHSLVSPSPIMLRASNAAPESGNQASTSSTLAVIVGQAAQSRRSRPSESTTTRRTRRRQQQ